Below is a genomic region from Nilaparvata lugens isolate BPH chromosome 8, ASM1435652v1, whole genome shotgun sequence.
taattctgaggagtagtggtgggagggggaatacacccaaaaatcatgtcctacagccaaaattcaaattctctttATAATAACTTTCaatggccttcctaacaaaaaagaaacatatttcggctgaaatcatcttacgagggttatgttctatgagaatcactcgttagatttcagtatttcctagtgggggcacacataaggatacgtccaggatcaaaactttaaacacttataacttttgactgaatgatcacaactcctcgtactacagatcgttcatatcagctcatcaaggcggttgaaaatcatgtatcatctcACTTTGtcatttgttaaaaaaataggaaattcctcctttagtgtattttagcccatatttcaatgcatagaaaaatgaccgatttctatattcaaaactgtgtatctcggtaactcaaaatgatacttggtcttgatttgaagaaaagaatctcctcttttatgtgaggtgaatgatttttgtaaaaatataatagtgaagtaagatacgtttgattcaaaaaatcaagaaatttgcaatatttttctcattttcacagtctcgacagtttttcgatataaacagtgatgcaagatcaatttaagtcaactcagcttatagagcatgaaattttctctcatttaagaccaatcgcaagtttctatcatgtattgtacatattttaaagactctttaataacagtaaaattgcaagaaaagtgagaaaataaagattcaattcaattggctgtaactttttaacggtattgaaaacagaagtataattcatgggagtaaaaagaggagaaaattcatcacaacctcgactactttttggattttttatctgaagtgttccacaagatacgcaacgttgcatatgtgGAACAGAATTACTTAGgtacctatttttgaatttagtagagaactgtgaaaatgggggaaatatcacaaatttctcgcacattcaaagctgtgtatcttgtggaacactaaCTTCAGattaaaaatccaaaaagtagtcctgcgtGACcagtcaattcattggaaattttatcatctttaatattatatagagaatgctttttctcgataaattcaaggttctcgagattaaatggtaaacttaaaaaaagtctaaaattttgggggtgaattcgccctctggcgtgtcagcaaattgcAGATTAGAATACAGCGCcacaaaatacagatagaaccatcgaaaaaaattatttcggggctgttttatgaaaaattaccatttgactggactataagttgttaacCTACTATattagcgagcaatttctgtatatctgtttatatttttctatttttatatggttatatggttattattatgttcaacagatctcggaaacggctctaacgattttcacgaaattcggaatgtagtaggtttatgatatcaaaattcgattgcactaggtctcatccctgagaaaactccctgaaggacatgaaaaggataattcatccttggaaaaacagatgattattttgttgttcgtcgataacagaagatgtgtgtgcctgtgtgggagatcagctgtgtaatcaattagcttatcgtatctcgcgagaaatctagatattttaattgactcgatcaaaatacagtaatctgatttgttgtcattagatggtatatatcataatattcaaagttaatcatcatTTTACAGTTCTTAGTGATTTGtgagtattattttgttattcaatttggtatgtaagcaatctaaattagaagttttatgttttcaaatatttggactgaaaatttcacgtgaaccaaatcacagaagaccatcccaaaaagatagcttatctgattggttctactagaattaatcaggattaaaatgtaACCAGCTTTTTTACAActgccactaagtacctgattgaattaggtacaaaagttcaacagctgagtcataattttgtcggtcactcacttccatcatcaacagatgacaaaattatcagctgtttttccaaggatgaataaactcttttcctccacctactatcaaaagtctcattttacaccctggaatcgaatactaaagtactacttttcctcccatgggactaaaaataattcccagcgggaaaagtgatcacttttactcccaagggagtaaaaataaacccataagattaacatgggaagaagtccgacaacgccgcgattgaagaatgaggaatgtggcaacactgtcgtggtcggtagaggaaaagtaaaagagctctatttcgatctttggaatattttagctctaggaaataagtagctctatttcgattgttaggttatgttcaaccgttggtggatatgaaaaagtacacacctctaacgtcatcggcatctctacgagagcgttcatctaaaggtacgttttcgtttatgcgaacttttccgcagtcgacgacggcaagcattgttgacattcatattgtccaaatttcaagtgtgctaaaacagctgattaaataactttttcattatttgtctttattaataaagaaataaacattttcaataatatcaaaatattgacatttaaaagtataaaaaagtataagctcaacctgctccattaaaacataatttaacataatcttttaaGTTATGTAGAcagattgaaatctacccaatctgagattctctccctgtcatggtcgacgacggcatttacgcataaacgaaaacccacTTTAACAGAGACGACTGAGCGTGTCTGCACAGAAAACAAGATTGCAGGTTATGTTTTTTCTTGGTTACCTACTAAGATCTTCGAAATCCGCTACCGGTATTGTAGAAGTTATTTTCgtttttataaaatggaaagtgAGAGTGATGAGGAGTTTGTTCTAACTCCGCCGAACATTCGACACGAAGCTGAAAATGTAACTGAAAATTTGCTTCCGGAAAAATCAAAGGAACTATACATCAAGCGATATGATTTATTCGTTGAATGGTGCAAGAAGAATTGTGGTGGAACAGTAAGAATTTCAGAAAACGTAATCCTTGTTTACCTCTCACAACAAGCACAGGTATGTAGCCCAAGTTATTTATGGACCATTTATTCAATGTTGGAATAAGcaacaattattgtgaaacaCAACATAGACATCAGTAATTTTACGAAAGTGGGTGCTtttctgaaaaagaaaaatgtaggctatcaaCCTAAGAAGTCTAAAACATTCACCAAAGAGGAGGTAAATAAATTCCTGTTAAATGCTCCAGATGaacaatacttattgaaaaaagtagCCTTGATTTTTGGTATTTGTGGAGCTTGCCGAATGGGTGAATTGTGCAATATGACTGTTAGTGACATTGAGGACAAAGATTCAATTCTCATAGTTAATGTACCTGATTCTAAAACCAACAAGGGACGTGTTTTCACTGTGATCAATGGCACACAACGAGACATAGACTacttatattatttcagaaagtatttaaatttaagaccaaagacaacaaaatcaccccggctatttttaagttttaaaaatgggAGATGCTACAATCAAGCCATGGGGAAAAATTCCCTGGGAAAAATACCCATGAGTATTGCACAATACTTACAACTTCCCAATCCTAACTTGTATACTGGACACGCTCTAAGGCGGACTTCAGCTACTTTGCTGGTTAATGCTGGAGGAACAATGACCCAGCTTAAAAGACATGGCGGATGGAAGAGTACTACTGTCGCCGAAGGCTATATTGAAGAatcaattggaaataaaatacaaacagcaaacAGGATTTTGAACCAAACAACAAGCAACATTGATTTAAATCACACTTCATCtgggcctatgccagtggccacaacacaccagcttcaatccagttccagcgatgttgatgaaacttcaactaggcctatgccagtggctgCTATGCACcagtttcaatccagttccagcgatgttgatgaaacttcaactaggcctatgccagtggccacAACACACCATACAgcttcaatccagttccagcgatgttgatcacacttcaactaggcctatgccagtggctgCAACGCACCAGTTTCAATCCAGTTCTGTTCTATCAACCCCGAACACGGTCTTTCAAAATTGTGATGGGTgcacaataacaataaacaattactATCAGAAGTAGGCTTTTACACTATCAACAATCATCTCTATCAACAAtcatcatctatactataaactataaactatctatatataatagTTAATACGCGACATGGAATTTTGTGACTCATAAAgaaactataaactatcaactatcaactagcaactatcaacaaattattatcagaggtgagctaaattttgtttttaaaaaaatagtgtgaaagcgtgaagatgtagtaaaattattcattgttataggtattggtgtaggtggaggaaaaatgttgtgtgcatcacgggactaaagtagCCTACTTATTCtacctcagggaaattgtcgccctcggctacgccatcggacgacaacagtttccctcagggagaaaaagttgcactttagtccctagatgcacaaataactatttaatgttcttcagcgagtttcaTCAGGGATgaaaactagtgcaatcgaatttttatattattaacctactatgttctgaatttcgtaaTACCTTTATTACGAATTTCGTAAaagacattatatattgtatggaTAAATtggttccaaatttgtatgtaaaattgctatgcaatattcttttgcaataaaagaatatcaattatattattattcaactttttataagtaacctttaaatttaaaaagcaaagtctcccttacttatcttttaatatcctattgaaatttttgtcatgtagtttttccttatgtaatgtagtactttttagtcctcctgaacaagaacgggtgcactgctagtctcaaaaataatatcaaaaagatactttatttctatttcaaaagagataagaaacgatggtgtatatttttacaatattatggaaacagaaagaattcctcacaagaacaaaggtaaataatgtcctatggaagattagaatgtagaattagaaattggggtactttgggggggggaTTACTTTTGGATTgagggggcattacacttggattggggggggcattacacttggattggggggggggcatgcgccattgcccttgggaAGGCTGGGTACCCCTgatcaggggtgcccacaaggggggggggcatgattgcgccatcaacatttttttttgggggggccgattttttttacattttatgtcaacattttgaatcatggctaaaaAATCCTAATGCAGTTTTGatactttttcccacctttacaatgttatattttgcaaagtgtaactcaatataaagcatgaaaaatacaattgataatatgttgtatgcagaaattttagtaattttaagcctatgaatttgaaggtaaatctttgacaaaaataaattataacttcatcatccactattattctgattccctttgcttaattttaatttttaatggtcctgtgtttccttgctgttgcaacctaattttctcAAAAGCACAATGCtaagttaaattgtaatgtacatttcaatctaataatattatattaatttcgaaggcgtttcatgatgatattaatgtctctgaaatgaaaatgcaattataaacaacatcgcaaattctagtgaatttgacagaagaaaaaacttcttttgtcaaaaatatcaaatgaagccaatttcaaattttcaccctatttaccacacagtaatcaagtaattattgtaatttttcattattttttctgttttgtataataaataatgcagtcaaatggtcgtttttcaggaaacagcccgaaagaatttttatcgacggttctatatgtattttggggggctgaattctaatctgaaattttctgacacgccagagggcggattcacccccaaaactcccaaaaaaacccaaaatttcggacttttttcaagtttttcatttaatcttgagaaactttaacttttcgagaaaaattattctctagaatattaaagataataaaatttccaataaattgagtggtcgtgcAGGACTCCACGATTCTTGATTCTGGAGctagaagttttcaaaaaaggggtatttttaaggagttttcaaaattatgcaaaccttccacttctaccctatacattATACAACtaggattttttctagtaatgatagaaagccacacatcacgtgaattaacaatattaattctgaacaggattcctgAGGTACCTATTCTTGAATTTAGAAGaggtgggagggggaatacatccaaaaatagaaaatcatgtcccaCAGCCAAAATTCAacacataaggatacgtccaggatcaaaactttaaacacttataacttttgactgaatgatcacatctcctcgtactacagctcgttcatatcagctcgtcaaggcggttgaaaatcatgtatcgtcccactaaaatttgttaaaaaaataggaaattcctcttttagtgtattttagcccatatttcaatgcatagaaaaatgaccgatatctatattcaaaactgtgtgtctcggtaactcaaaatgatactttgtcttgatttgaaggaaaaaatctcctcttttatgtgaggtgaatgatttttgtaaaaataattataatcgtgaagtaagatacgtttgattcaaaaaatcaagaaattttcgttatttttctcattttcgcagtttttcaatataaacagtgatgcaagatcaatttaaggcaactcagcttatagagcatgaaagtttctctcatttaagaccaatcgcaagtttctatcatgtattgtactcattttagagactcttcaataacagtaaaatcgcaaggaaaatgagaaaataaagatcatcattcaattggctgtaactttttaacggtattgaaaacataagtataattcatgggagtgaaaagaggagaaaattcatcacgaCCTCGACTACTTTtcggattttttatctgaagtgttccacaagatacgcaacgttgcatatgcgagactgtgagaATGGGGGAAGCATCataaatttctcgcacattcaaagttgtgtatcttgtggaacacttcagataaaaagtCCAAAGAgtatcctgcgcgaccactcaattcattggaaattttattatctttaatattatatagagaatgctttttctcgataaattcaagatcctcgagattaaatggaaaacttaaaaaagttcaaaattttgggggtgaagtcgccctctggAGTGTCAGCTAATTTCAGATTGGAAtttagcgccccaaaatacagatagaaccatcgaaaaaactctttcggggctgtttcctgaaaaacgataatttgactggactataagttgttaacCTACTATattagcgagcaatttctgtatatctgtttatatttttctatttttatatggttatatggttattattatgttcaacagatctcggaaacggctctaacgattttcacaaaattcggaatgtagtaggtttatgatatcaaaattcgattgcactaggtctcatccctgagaaaactccctgaaggacatgaaaaggataattattcatccttgggaaaacagatgatgatttcatcgtctgtcgataacagaagatgcgtgtgcctgtgggggagatcagctgtgtaatcaattagcttatcgtatcttgcgagaaatctagaaattttaattgactcgatcaaaatacagtaatctgatttgttgacatgagatggtataatatattatatcataatattcaaagttaatcattattttacagttctaagtgattagtgagtgttatattttgttattcaatttggtatgtaaacaatctaaattagaactttcatGTTTTcgaatatttggactgaaaatttcacttgaattcaagtgtatggaacataacctacttttggagtattaaatattccaactataaatGTTATAGTGTATTAATCAAAATTCGgtgaagaaacagttttgggctgtgcctgttagttctttcccaatcatttcaaagaattgagttctgtttatcaatgaatgaataacgagcaaagctcggtgccccgatatttggtattaaaagatagaatttacaaaatttatttgttcagatgatatctttattccaaaaaccaaaccattcaaatatacattttgttcgacttgtgttattcactcctgtaatgttaaaaagtaaatactaccaacaacacaacatcagtgacaacctgtttcaatttatgataaatatcggggcacctagctccgctctggagtacctacaaaactagaaaagcatataaaaattattacgaaagaagaaattataataaatattcatagttcatacagagaggttctatctaatcacagtggattgagattaattcgcagaggaatgcaaaaatttctctcacaaaagcatgttaaatttttatcCCGATTAATTCctcgtgaaccaaatcacagaagaccatctcaaaaagatagcttatctgattggttctactggaattaatcaggtttaaaattcaaccggcttttgtacaactgccactaagtacctgattgaattagttaaaaaagttcaacagctgagtcataattttgtctcagtcccacacacatgcactcgctcactcacttccatcatcaacagacgacgaaattatcagctgtttttccaagcatgaataaattcttttaatgtccttcagcgagcttccccagggatgagaactagtgcaatcgaatttttatattataaacctactattttcagaatttcgtgagaatcattagagccgttttcgagatccggtgaaatacagacatataaacatctaaacatttaaacaccaaaacatctaaacagaaattgctcttttaatagtataggatttagaatacctaaacttgccgacattatatattgtatgattaaaatcgttccaaatttgtatgaatgttcaccaaaattgctatgcaatattcttttgcaataaaagaatatcaatgatattattattcaactttttataagtaacctttacatttaaaaagcaaagcctcccttacttatcttttaatatcctattaaaatatttgtcatgtagttttcctgatgtaatttagtactttttagtcctcccaaacaagaacgggtgcactgctagtctcaaaaataaaatcaaaaagatacttcatttctattttaaaagagataagaaacgatggtatatatttttataatattatgaaaacagaaagaattccccACAAGAGCAAAGGtgaataatgtcctttggaagattagaatgtaagatgtgaattttattttattttattattacacTGAGCACTGACTGatgttaaaaactaaagggttgggaattgggATACTTTGgagggggcattacacttggattggggggaggggcatgcgccattgcccttggggggggggggctgggcacccctgcgGATAATCATGTTGCTCTGTGCTAAGTGTAATTTGAAATTCTCGGTTAATACTCAGGACGTGATTAAGTGCTCTAAGTGTGAACAATATGCTACGTGTACTCGCATAAGAACAGTTGCCAAATTGTCCAATCTCGGTGCTCGGAAAGAATCTTGGCAGTGCGATACATGTAACACCAATACAGGAACTTCAGAGGACGAGCAAAATTCAATCCTCGATGCAATTAGTTTGCTCAAAGAAGATTTCAACTCCAAATTGGATTCACAGGCCACGCAGTTGTCAAAAATCACTAGTATTGAAGCATTGGTGACAAAAACAAATATTTCTATCGAAAGTATTCAAAAATCGCTCGAAAATGTGAAATCCGACGTGAGGAAACTGCAAACCCAGTGTGCTAATTTAAAGAAGCAGAATTCTGACCTATCTAGCGATCTATGGAGAGTGAAGCAAGAACTGAGAGACATACAACAGTATTCGCGTAGCAAGAATTTGGAGTTCTTAGGAATACCTCAAACTGAAGGGGAAGACGTTTATGAAATGCTTAAGACTGTCGCCGCATGTATTGGCCAACGTTACTCGAGAGCGGACATATCTGTTGCCCACCGAGTGCCTCTTACCAAGTCTAGCAAATTGAAATATCCACCCATAATAGTTagctttatttcaaaaacaactcGAGCGGAATGGCTGTCAGCTGGTAACAGAGGGAAACAGCATCAACTATTAGCGAAAGACTTACATCCGACGATGCCTCCTGAGAACGTCTACATAAACGAGCACCTGACGCCTCACTATAAGTTCGTGCTCTCATACGGCAAGATGATGGTGAAGGAACGCAAGCTGCACAGAGCCAACGCACGCAACGGCAAGGTTTGGGTCAAAACTAGCGAGCAGAGTCCACCCGCAAGAGTCTGGTTTATTGAGGACATTGATCACATTATTACACACAAGGCAAGAGTAGGAGACGACCGTAAGCAGTAAGTCAAGTTCTATAGAACAATAAATTCACACAACACATAACAATGTAGgagtaattaattattttaaatcaaaCTCCAGATAATGTGTTTCCACAATGTGTAGAACGAATCATGATATctagttatttttgtttatgcTCTATGTGAAGTATATAATaagttattttaaaataataattactttgtttttttttcgttTTGTTCATGCTCTATGGGTCTATGAGAAGTCCTATAGAATAagttatcaaaaataataattacttgcTTGAAAAGGCTTCAAGTTCTTTCACAGTTTAAGtttttttccccttttttctAGTTTATTAATTGAAGATATTGAACATCCATTTTGTGCCTAAAATAAAAGATTGCTCAAGTGATGTACCTATTATTACAGTagctcaatttcaattattcattaattttaatttaatataatattaatagctGAAGAtggctttattattaatattgaacttATGATTTTCCCAAAGatcacaaatcattattatcattttttctcaGTTCACAATGTATTGAATTGGCCATCTCTTTTTCCTTATACTGTAGTTCATTTGCTCATTTCAAAGCtagataaattattgaaattaaaattcagTCAAGTTTATTAAACAATTACAGTCAACAAGAAACATATCTCGAGCCatgataatatatcaataaacTCTATTATAAGAGATAATGGAGTTTATTTGAACCGTTGTACTCATTTAAGTTTTTAATCGAGTATTTTATTAGGAGAATGGAGTATTATTACTCTAGTTCAAATGCAGATGAACTTaatatctataatttatttattcagttcaatttcaattaggAAGTTGATAATGAACTGAATTATTTTTGTTACTTTGGAAAGATAAGAAATTACCATTAAAAGAGACAATATTACcccatcaataatttcatgatatataatgaatttattattcgaATGTGTTTTATCAATCATAAAGGTTCAGATCCTTGGcttccaataatattagtaaactTGATAAAGTATTTATCTATATACATCtatatctattttttcatttattttttttgttcttcaacttgatctttattatttagtatattctcataaatgattataGCTGTTTTCTTGCACCGGGGCGGGGAGCAGATtagtaacattttttgaaaacaatatgaacaggcgtgagagagagagatagattctAAATGAGATAGACTGTTTTGAATATGatagttttaataatttcaattctttctttAAAAGTGAGGCCGAGAGCTTGAGAATTTTCCACTTGAACATACGTAGTTTTAACTTAAATTTTGATAGTTTGCTATTGggtttgaatgaattgaattgtagATTTGATTTAATCATCCTCACTGAGACATGGATGGATGAGGACGACGAATATTCACTCGATGATTATGATACGATCAAAACAACATTAAAACAGAATCGTAACGACGGAGttattatttttgctaataGATCGTTATCAGCTATCGGAAAGGAGATAGTGT
It encodes:
- the LOC111060178 gene encoding uncharacterized protein LOC111060178 yields the protein MLLCAKCNLKFSVNTQDVIKCSKCEQYATCTRIRTVAKLSNLGARKESWQCDTCNTNTGTSEDEQNSILDAISLLKEDFNSKLDSQATQLSKITSIEALVTKTNISIESIQKSLENVKSDVRKLQTQCANLKKQNSDLSSDLWRVKQELRDIQQYSRSKNLEFLGIPQTEGEDVYEMLKTVAACIGQRYSRADISVAHRVPLTKSSKLKYPPIIVSFISKTTRAEWLSAGNRGKQHQLLAKDLHPTMPPENVYINEHLTPHYKFVLSYGKMMVKERKLHRANARNGKVWVKTSEQSPPARVWFIEDIDHIITHKARVGDDRKQ